A window of Cohnella herbarum contains these coding sequences:
- a CDS encoding YdeI/OmpD-associated family protein, translating into MKEFDAMLVRPEGTGTWTFLRVPFSAEEVYGCRANVKVRGELNGIDYRGSLMPDGTGKHYMVVNKALRDAANATAGTVVHVVMELDTDARTVDVPDDFLSVLEGNAEAFAFFNDLAYSYQKEYVSWIESAKKPETRQARIAKSIVLLAEGKKLK; encoded by the coding sequence ATGAAAGAATTCGATGCCATGTTAGTCAGACCGGAAGGGACGGGGACTTGGACTTTCCTTCGGGTTCCATTCAGCGCGGAAGAAGTTTACGGTTGTCGTGCAAACGTGAAAGTGCGGGGGGAATTGAACGGAATCGACTATAGAGGCTCTTTAATGCCCGATGGAACGGGCAAACACTATATGGTCGTGAACAAAGCTTTACGCGATGCTGCGAACGCGACTGCCGGAACGGTCGTTCATGTGGTGATGGAGCTTGATACCGACGCAAGGACGGTCGATGTCCCTGACGATTTTCTATCGGTACTCGAAGGAAATGCGGAAGCATTCGCATTTTTCAACGATCTTGCCTACTCCTATCAGAAGGAATACGTATCGTGGATCGAATCGGCCAAAAAGCCGGAAACTCGGCAAGCCCGAATCGCCAAATCCATCGTTCTCCTAGCAGAGGGCAAGAAACTGAAGTAA
- a CDS encoding DUF6855 family protein, with the protein MKMTVEKGTKENPWQLKTPPQSSEFEMYKTEKDGKEILVCTVGKTVLHYEYRCLADLHRMLKEHGDWMELGSADEQKPVKEGTVEAWGRSEANPVGGWYGLKKGFRGRFGMYIPPLMEELGLAEVEHNPRNNRMRAI; encoded by the coding sequence ATGAAAATGACAGTGGAAAAAGGCACGAAAGAAAACCCGTGGCAACTGAAAACGCCGCCTCAATCTTCCGAGTTTGAAATGTACAAAACCGAGAAAGACGGGAAAGAGATATTGGTTTGTACCGTCGGCAAAACCGTTCTGCATTATGAATATAGATGCCTCGCCGACTTGCATCGAATGCTGAAAGAGCATGGGGACTGGATGGAGCTTGGTAGCGCGGATGAACAGAAACCGGTTAAAGAAGGCACCGTGGAAGCTTGGGGACGTTCGGAAGCCAACCCGGTCGGCGGGTGGTATGGTTTGAAAAAAGGATTCAGAGGAAGGTTCGGAATGTACATCCCTCCGTTAATGGAAGAGTTGGGGTTAGCGGAAGTCGAGCACAATCCGAGGAACAATCGGATGAGAGCGATTTAA
- a CDS encoding amidohydrolase family protein, protein MNPTSHWLSNVRLETGFQYENGKVAGTETRIAHLLITDGKIAEITFEAIPSEDKLPKRDAKGCLMLPSFKDMHIHLDKTYFGGPWKAVRPASSIFDRIDEEKRLLLELMPVAAERAEKILELLLGFGSTHVRGHVNIEPTSGMKGLESTLRALEKYKGKISNEIVAFPQHGLLHSQSSSLVREAMRMGATIVGGLDPTAVDGNMERSLDEMMDIAIDTNSGVDIHLHEQGQSGMSAMRKLADMTIEAGWQGRVTVSHAFGFASASAEEAEQLAERFAEAGISIASTVPIGRSMMPIPMLHSKGVKVELGTDSLTDHWSPFGNGDNLEKAGRLAELYGYSDEWSLSRSLRFITGGLLPMNDEGERLWPAVGDMASGVLVHASCSAEAVARRATRQAVLHHGAVVSGAI, encoded by the coding sequence ATGAACCCGACATCACATTGGTTGAGTAACGTTCGACTGGAAACCGGATTTCAATACGAGAACGGCAAAGTGGCGGGAACGGAAACCCGTATCGCGCATCTTCTAATTACCGATGGGAAGATTGCCGAGATAACTTTCGAAGCGATACCGTCGGAGGACAAGCTCCCGAAACGGGATGCCAAAGGCTGTTTAATGCTCCCTTCCTTTAAGGATATGCACATTCATCTTGATAAAACGTATTTTGGAGGGCCTTGGAAGGCAGTTCGGCCGGCGAGCAGTATTTTCGATCGGATCGATGAAGAGAAGCGACTGCTCCTTGAACTTATGCCCGTTGCCGCCGAGAGGGCGGAGAAAATCTTGGAATTGTTGCTCGGATTCGGATCGACCCATGTACGCGGACACGTCAACATAGAGCCGACCAGCGGGATGAAAGGGTTAGAGTCTACCCTAAGAGCGTTGGAGAAGTATAAGGGGAAGATCAGCAATGAAATCGTCGCATTTCCGCAACATGGTTTATTGCACTCGCAGTCATCGAGTTTAGTCAGGGAAGCGATGCGAATGGGGGCAACGATCGTAGGCGGACTTGATCCGACTGCGGTTGACGGGAATATGGAGCGTTCGTTGGATGAGATGATGGACATTGCGATCGATACGAATTCGGGAGTAGATATTCATCTTCATGAGCAAGGGCAGTCCGGAATGTCGGCAATGAGAAAGCTTGCCGATATGACGATCGAAGCGGGATGGCAAGGAAGGGTGACCGTTAGCCATGCTTTCGGATTCGCCAGCGCATCCGCCGAGGAAGCAGAGCAACTCGCCGAACGGTTCGCCGAAGCCGGAATCTCGATCGCATCGACCGTTCCGATCGGACGCTCGATGATGCCGATTCCGATGCTTCATAGCAAAGGCGTGAAGGTGGAGCTCGGAACGGACAGTTTGACCGATCACTGGTCTCCGTTCGGGAACGGGGATAATCTGGAGAAGGCCGGACGGTTGGCGGAATTGTACGGATATTCCGACGAATGGTCGTTATCCCGTTCGCTCAGATTTATAACAGGCGGCCTGCTGCCAATGAACGACGAGGGAGAACGATTATGGCCGGCAGTGGGCGATATGGCGTCCGGCGTGCTTGTTCATGCGAGTTGTTCCGCGGAAGCGGTAGCGAGAAGAGCGACTCGGCAAGCCGTTTTGCATCATGGCGCCGTCGTGTCCGGGGCGATTTAG
- a CDS encoding substrate-binding domain-containing protein, protein MSDKSVPMYQHIIDDMKLRIKNGEFELDKPIPNQIDLAKMYNTSEITSRRALAELANEGIIFRIRGKGSFIKDEESEQTGQSAIRTVYFVYNDLSVDALNRRYWSDMLDTMKETCDENGVNFYLWASGSGDHYTLPDDPNGAFVLVTSQFNSDQPYLEAWKNEGRRIVTVQFYYPHLSIPYVIADNLTGGFLATHHLLSLGHKRTGIILTGKSMLDLNQEFSLRLQGYRLALQQHKIPFDSELVCVMDGSNESIDMGYDGFKQLYQRTDNPPTAIFVTSDLKAMGALKAAQDAGLSVPDDISLVGYDDLRISSFTYPHLTTINQNTSQIGRRAIEILLNELPENPNVLVKDEIVPKLIVRGTTRTVKQ, encoded by the coding sequence ATGTCGGACAAATCGGTTCCGATGTATCAACATATTATTGATGACATGAAGCTCAGAATTAAGAACGGAGAGTTCGAGCTGGACAAGCCGATTCCCAACCAGATCGACTTGGCGAAAATGTACAATACGAGCGAGATCACCTCGCGTCGCGCATTGGCTGAGCTGGCGAACGAAGGAATTATTTTCCGTATTCGGGGCAAGGGTAGCTTCATCAAAGACGAAGAGTCGGAGCAAACGGGTCAATCCGCCATTCGCACGGTTTATTTCGTCTATAACGATCTATCCGTCGATGCGTTGAATCGCCGATATTGGAGCGATATGCTGGATACGATGAAAGAGACGTGCGACGAGAACGGGGTTAACTTCTATTTGTGGGCATCCGGTTCCGGAGATCACTATACTTTGCCCGACGATCCTAATGGCGCGTTCGTTCTCGTTACTTCGCAGTTTAACTCGGATCAACCGTACCTGGAAGCGTGGAAAAACGAGGGCAGGCGCATCGTCACGGTCCAGTTCTATTACCCGCATCTGTCCATTCCTTACGTTATCGCGGATAACTTGACGGGGGGGTTCCTTGCCACCCATCATCTCCTGAGCTTGGGACATAAACGCACGGGAATTATTCTGACCGGGAAATCGATGCTGGATTTGAACCAAGAATTCTCCCTGCGGCTGCAAGGGTATCGGCTCGCCCTGCAACAGCATAAGATTCCGTTTGATTCGGAATTGGTCTGCGTAATGGATGGCTCGAACGAAAGCATAGACATGGGGTACGACGGATTTAAGCAGTTGTACCAGCGTACGGATAATCCGCCTACGGCGATTTTCGTAACTAGCGATCTGAAGGCTATGGGTGCTCTTAAAGCCGCACAGGATGCGGGACTAAGCGTTCCGGACGATATCAGTCTGGTCGGGTACGACGACTTGAGGATCAGTTCCTTCACTTATCCGCATTTGACCACGATCAACCAGAATACGTCTCAGATCGGTCGACGCGCCATCGAGATTTTGCTGAACGAGCTTCCGGAAAATCCGAACGTGCTAGTGAAGGACGAAATCGTGCCTAAGCTGATTGTTAGGGGTACGACAAGAACGGTTAAACAATAA
- a CDS encoding carbohydrate ABC transporter permease gives MTQKTNAAKPATMPPASRGRNSMPWPAINQTVIAIILSVLVLLTLVPILFMVVSSLKNNSQILSSFWSLPSPALWENYSSGFAKIWRYMFNTVLYAASASVLVMALSAVSGYIFAKKSFPGKETLFLLMLAMMMIPSVLTLIPAYVLYENMGLTNTPWAILIASAAGGQVFGTFLCRSSMAGIPDEMFEASRMDGASEMTVFLRMVLPLSLPILATLFIMHSVGVYNDYVWPLLTIRDSSIQVISVGLTTAFNKFGMVEMGPQFAAYAISSIPLVLTFAFGMKYYIQGVTQGALKM, from the coding sequence ATGACACAAAAGACGAATGCGGCGAAACCGGCAACCATGCCTCCCGCAAGCAGAGGGAGAAACAGTATGCCGTGGCCCGCGATTAACCAAACCGTTATCGCTATTATCCTAAGCGTACTGGTACTGTTGACGTTGGTTCCTATTCTATTCATGGTTGTCAGTTCATTGAAGAACAACTCCCAAATCTTAAGCAGCTTCTGGTCGCTGCCTTCTCCCGCGTTGTGGGAAAATTATAGCTCGGGATTCGCGAAAATATGGAGGTACATGTTCAATACCGTTCTCTATGCGGCAAGCGCGAGCGTTCTCGTCATGGCGTTATCCGCGGTTTCCGGCTATATTTTCGCCAAGAAGTCTTTTCCCGGGAAAGAAACGTTGTTCTTGCTCATGCTGGCCATGATGATGATTCCAAGCGTACTGACGCTCATTCCCGCGTACGTGTTGTACGAGAATATGGGCTTGACCAATACGCCGTGGGCTATTCTGATTGCCAGCGCGGCGGGCGGTCAAGTGTTCGGAACTTTCCTGTGCCGAAGCTCGATGGCCGGAATTCCCGACGAAATGTTCGAAGCCTCGAGGATGGACGGAGCATCGGAAATGACCGTGTTCTTACGCATGGTGCTGCCGCTCTCGTTACCCATACTCGCGACCTTGTTCATCATGCATTCCGTAGGGGTTTACAATGATTACGTTTGGCCGTTGCTGACGATTCGAGATAGCTCCATTCAAGTCATCTCCGTCGGATTGACGACGGCATTCAATAAGTTCGGGATGGTCGAGATGGGTCCGCAATTCGCGGCTTATGCGATATCTTCTATTCCGCTCGTTCTCACTTTCGCTTTCGGCATGAAATATTACATCCAAGGGGTGACCCAAGGAGCGCTGAAAATGTAA
- a CDS encoding ABC transporter permease subunit — MKKRIYTFAVILIWVWLTPSLVHAQDQWALEDAASISSMSVSRDGSRIAVGSLAASAFLFDTEGNEQLRVDAKNSVTGVKLLDSGTLLVSSDDRHLYAFDREGKLLWDRGMKRSVKDVSASDDGKVVAVAIQRSVDVLYIDASTGEDIRTVPIGVTTQEVEVSPNGAWVVAAATDQYAHILNAEGARTGKIGAGGKIAAVAISDDGDVAIGTSGSKIELYDKEGKRIRVLSVKDDVMDVALSVDGELIAAADFSGNFYVFNREGKQLWETRGESAGRVVEFSKDSLTLYGGTDKGYVHQYDVASAVKGAEKQALVNKLIVIALCVLVVAAIAAILFAMKRKKKLGVFVKVWRSKYIYLCLLPAFGLLIVFLYVPAMSGLYHSLYDWNPGGRSVFIGLDNFNRIFHDPYVTKGIGNLGILIVTGLIKAILPPLIVAELIYHLKSKKMQYGFRTAFVASMVIPVVAMLLIWQNLYDPNVGLVNNLLELLGLGSWTHGWLGDPKTALWAIIFIGFPFVGILQLLVLYSGLLSIPNELIEAAKMDGAKLSRIIRSIHLPLLSGQFKFLIILSLIGIIQDFNAILIITGGGPMDSTYVPALQMYYAATKFDDLGYASALGVMMFLVILAITIVNMKVLKTNED, encoded by the coding sequence ATGAAAAAACGGATATATACCTTTGCTGTCATTTTGATATGGGTATGGCTAACCCCGTCGCTTGTCCATGCCCAAGACCAATGGGCGTTGGAAGACGCGGCGAGTATTAGCTCTATGTCCGTATCCAGGGATGGAAGCCGCATCGCCGTCGGCAGTCTGGCGGCAAGCGCGTTTCTGTTCGATACGGAAGGCAACGAACAATTGCGCGTCGACGCTAAGAATTCCGTAACGGGCGTCAAGTTGCTAGACTCGGGCACGCTACTGGTGTCGTCGGACGATCGCCATCTGTACGCCTTCGACCGTGAAGGAAAGTTGCTCTGGGACCGCGGAATGAAGAGATCGGTTAAGGATGTATCCGCCTCCGACGATGGCAAAGTCGTCGCCGTCGCGATACAGAGAAGCGTGGATGTCCTATATATCGATGCTTCGACCGGAGAAGATATTCGTACCGTGCCGATCGGCGTAACGACGCAGGAAGTCGAGGTTTCTCCTAACGGAGCTTGGGTCGTTGCGGCAGCTACCGATCAATATGCGCACATCCTGAATGCCGAAGGCGCCAGAACGGGTAAAATCGGAGCCGGCGGCAAGATCGCCGCGGTAGCGATATCCGATGACGGGGATGTCGCGATCGGTACATCGGGGTCGAAGATCGAACTTTACGATAAGGAAGGCAAGCGGATTCGCGTGTTGTCCGTGAAGGATGACGTTATGGATGTAGCGTTGTCCGTTGATGGCGAGTTGATCGCGGCAGCCGATTTTTCGGGCAACTTCTATGTTTTTAATCGCGAGGGCAAGCAGTTATGGGAAACCCGGGGGGAAAGCGCCGGACGAGTAGTCGAGTTCAGCAAGGACTCGTTAACCTTGTACGGCGGGACGGATAAAGGCTACGTTCATCAATACGATGTCGCGTCCGCGGTCAAGGGAGCGGAGAAGCAAGCTCTCGTGAATAAGCTTATCGTTATCGCGCTCTGCGTGCTCGTAGTTGCCGCAATAGCGGCGATTCTTTTCGCGATGAAGAGAAAGAAGAAGTTGGGCGTGTTCGTTAAAGTATGGCGCTCGAAGTATATTTATTTGTGCTTGTTGCCCGCATTCGGATTATTGATCGTGTTCTTGTATGTCCCCGCGATGTCGGGACTGTATCATTCTTTATACGACTGGAATCCGGGCGGAAGATCCGTATTCATCGGTCTGGACAATTTCAATAGAATCTTTCATGATCCATACGTAACCAAGGGAATCGGCAATCTCGGCATTCTCATCGTTACGGGATTAATCAAGGCGATATTGCCTCCGTTAATCGTAGCTGAATTGATCTATCATCTGAAAAGCAAGAAAATGCAATACGGTTTCCGTACGGCATTCGTTGCGTCCATGGTTATTCCGGTCGTCGCGATGCTGCTGATCTGGCAGAACCTTTATGATCCCAATGTCGGTCTGGTCAATAATTTGCTCGAGTTGCTGGGACTCGGTTCCTGGACGCATGGTTGGCTGGGCGATCCGAAGACCGCATTGTGGGCCATTATTTTCATAGGCTTTCCGTTCGTCGGCATTTTACAGTTACTGGTTCTCTATTCGGGGTTGCTTTCGATTCCGAACGAATTGATCGAAGCGGCCAAGATGGACGGAGCGAAGCTGTCGCGAATTATTCGTTCGATACACTTGCCGCTGTTGTCGGGCCAATTCAAGTTTTTGATCATTCTGAGTTTGATCGGCATTATTCAGGATTTTAACGCGATACTCATCATAACGGGCGGAGGTCCGATGGATTCGACTTACGTTCCGGCGTTGCAAATGTACTACGCGGCGACGAAGTTCGACGATCTCGGATACGCATCCGCGCTTGGCGTAATGATGTTCCTGGTCATATTGGCCATTACGATCGTTAATATGAAGGTGTTAAAAACGAATGAGGACTAA
- a CDS encoding ABC transporter substrate-binding protein, whose amino-acid sequence MKRRAWIKTLLCSTLVISLLSACSGNNSNNSASTPADTPAPSSQSPIATTSAEPSPDSIPQLTGTLNISLSNQSQSLWNAVAEGYMKKQPGVKVTVDNKPAQGYKEWLTAQFAAGTPDVDLATINEVEGLQKDKKFVDMYPLFDKMNPYTGKAWKDSLDLEAMGVNLDAVGANDHYYTLNFESVQIVWVYNKEIFAKVGVTEAPKTFNELIAAFEKIKSAGLTPLAIAGDATSVWSGQAGWLVRIYADQYLRDYINVTRSQEQDYSFLPGMDDNWKYDLTNPYNDSNSNVTKNKVRQWKAIKDKEGPYKIAGNPQWKAYAENLKKLFSFTPDGFFGVNEKQAYNLFLSGKAATMMGSPASYWQLPKDFAEAEKNGNGGAVKPFEYGFFNMPSMEGPEVMAPARTIQIPIGFYGLVSKDATQNEIGADFLMYVTSPEGYGVYLEAIQKSTDAALSGSPALKDITLPEDMAKAFANFEPIGNTEGFYSAANNLARGLWDYQPSVQDWVGSIQKYFAGKITVDDYLNDLQSNVDKHFGGALKEFKYEMTDLDTPEREPPVRS is encoded by the coding sequence ATGAAAAGAAGAGCCTGGATAAAAACGCTACTTTGCTCAACGCTTGTCATCTCCTTGTTGTCCGCTTGCTCGGGCAACAACAGCAACAACTCGGCTAGCACGCCTGCCGACACGCCGGCTCCATCGTCGCAATCGCCTATTGCGACTACTAGCGCAGAACCGAGCCCTGATTCGATTCCTCAATTAACCGGAACGTTGAATATCTCGCTTTCCAATCAATCCCAATCTTTGTGGAACGCGGTCGCCGAAGGTTACATGAAGAAACAGCCCGGCGTTAAAGTAACGGTGGACAATAAACCCGCGCAAGGGTACAAAGAATGGCTGACGGCCCAGTTCGCCGCCGGAACCCCCGACGTGGATCTGGCGACGATCAACGAAGTGGAAGGCCTCCAGAAGGACAAGAAGTTCGTCGACATGTATCCTCTTTTCGATAAGATGAATCCCTATACGGGCAAAGCTTGGAAGGATAGCTTGGATCTCGAAGCGATGGGAGTTAATCTGGATGCCGTCGGCGCGAATGATCACTACTATACTTTGAATTTCGAGTCCGTCCAGATCGTATGGGTATACAATAAAGAAATCTTCGCGAAAGTCGGCGTAACCGAAGCTCCGAAGACATTTAACGAGTTGATCGCGGCGTTCGAGAAGATCAAATCCGCAGGCTTAACGCCGCTGGCGATTGCCGGAGATGCGACTTCGGTATGGAGCGGGCAGGCCGGCTGGCTCGTCAGAATCTACGCCGACCAATATTTGCGCGACTACATTAATGTTACTCGTTCGCAAGAACAGGACTACTCCTTCCTTCCCGGGATGGACGATAATTGGAAGTATGATCTGACTAATCCATACAACGATTCCAATAGTAACGTCACGAAGAATAAGGTTCGCCAATGGAAAGCGATTAAAGATAAAGAAGGCCCATACAAGATTGCGGGCAATCCTCAATGGAAAGCTTACGCGGAAAATCTGAAGAAGTTGTTCAGCTTTACGCCTGACGGATTCTTCGGCGTTAACGAGAAGCAGGCTTACAATTTGTTCTTAAGCGGTAAAGCGGCTACGATGATGGGAAGCCCCGCATCTTATTGGCAGCTTCCTAAAGATTTCGCCGAAGCCGAGAAGAACGGCAATGGCGGCGCGGTGAAACCATTCGAATACGGATTCTTCAATATGCCATCAATGGAAGGTCCCGAAGTTATGGCACCGGCTCGTACGATTCAAATTCCTATCGGATTCTACGGACTCGTATCCAAAGACGCAACGCAGAACGAGATCGGCGCAGACTTCTTGATGTACGTAACTAGCCCGGAAGGCTACGGAGTCTATCTGGAAGCGATCCAGAAGAGTACGGATGCGGCATTGTCCGGATCGCCTGCTCTGAAGGACATTACGTTACCCGAAGATATGGCCAAAGCTTTCGCGAACTTCGAGCCGATCGGTAACACGGAAGGATTCTATAGCGCTGCGAATAACTTGGCTCGCGGACTTTGGGATTATCAACCGTCCGTTCAGGACTGGGTGGGTTCCATTCAGAAGTACTTTGCCGGTAAAATCACGGTAGACGACTACTTGAACGATCTGCAAAGCAACGTGGATAAGCATTTCGGAGGCGCGCTTAAAGAATTCAAGTACGAGATGACGGATCTGGATACGCCTGAACGCGAACCGCCAGTGAGAAGCTAG
- a CDS encoding alpha-L-rhamnosidase-related protein encodes MEKWAAKWIWIQERDRGNNQYVEARKTFSLDNLPGRSLVRITANQEYKLYVNGIEVGRGPSPCDNDSQYFDSYEVTSYLRLGANAIAVTAYNFGTDMIVTGQRQGPGGMLCQVDLYQEANSELPERTLATGDDWKCRISPRYRSDSIRMHLWGGYREIYMTHQEDGWEQPEYDDQGWGSASVVAEANAPDSPWPRLLAREIPALKESWVRPTALLGEQAYLGTIRNADSLLEGAWKDGEGAVVDASSPGSYPQMTYDFDREVVGYPGLSIDAPEGGIVHLFYGEGLELELTDTFVLKKGENVLQTFGRRAFRYLKIAVQATPVPVTVSSLETRFVHYPFDDIGSFSCGDEKLNRIWEVGKYTTIVNSQNHFEDCPYREGALWVADAVVMARVVYQTFGDARLVRKSLLQSARIQNEDGSIPGTGPERNSFMLPDFCAHWLFGVKEYLDYSGDLEFLAELWPTIMRLAEWFEKQEAEDGLFANANRDGWWCFIDWSDDIERNDKVTAISCYYYKFLRFLSELAPRMGEKERAKAFEAKANALRVTIRELMRTSDGIHFADSLTDNGLSDSVTAQTNFVAIWSGVMEAEEAEHFIRNSYLVRKLPPIKGAFFYHILLETLFAYPFSEEAVEEIRYFWGSMLDRGATTWWETFDPTLPSCTVPSPYMGHTPTFMQAAIPVSFSHGWGASPTYLLTREILGVDVSRLGEGRLDLRPRAVGELTWAKGVVPTPIGNIEASWTLSEDGKFEFEARIPQSLQWSGASLNDLEAIEDEGYTKISGKFESRGQKYSCVS; translated from the coding sequence ATGGAGAAGTGGGCAGCGAAGTGGATATGGATACAGGAGCGGGATCGGGGCAACAACCAATATGTTGAAGCTCGTAAAACATTCTCGCTAGACAACCTCCCGGGACGATCGTTGGTGCGAATAACCGCGAATCAAGAATACAAGCTTTACGTCAACGGAATCGAGGTAGGCAGAGGGCCGTCCCCTTGCGATAACGACTCGCAATATTTCGATAGCTACGAGGTTACCTCCTATCTCAGGTTGGGGGCGAACGCGATTGCCGTAACGGCTTACAATTTCGGGACGGATATGATCGTAACGGGACAAAGACAAGGGCCTGGCGGCATGCTCTGTCAGGTTGATCTGTACCAGGAGGCGAATTCGGAACTTCCGGAACGGACGCTCGCAACCGGCGACGATTGGAAGTGCCGGATTTCTCCGCGCTATCGAAGCGATTCTATCCGGATGCACCTGTGGGGCGGTTATCGGGAAATCTACATGACGCATCAAGAGGATGGATGGGAGCAACCGGAATACGACGATCAGGGCTGGGGTTCGGCGTCGGTCGTCGCCGAGGCGAATGCGCCCGACTCGCCTTGGCCGCGACTTCTCGCAAGAGAGATTCCCGCATTGAAGGAATCCTGGGTGCGGCCTACAGCCCTGTTAGGAGAGCAGGCCTACTTAGGCACGATCCGAAATGCCGATTCTTTGTTGGAAGGCGCATGGAAGGATGGAGAAGGGGCGGTCGTTGATGCGTCTAGTCCCGGTTCTTATCCGCAAATGACTTACGATTTCGACAGAGAAGTCGTAGGGTACCCCGGGTTGTCGATCGATGCTCCCGAAGGCGGTATCGTTCACTTGTTCTATGGTGAAGGGTTGGAGTTGGAGTTAACCGATACTTTCGTCCTCAAGAAGGGCGAGAATGTACTCCAAACATTCGGGAGACGGGCGTTTCGTTATCTGAAGATAGCGGTTCAAGCGACGCCGGTGCCTGTAACCGTATCAAGTTTGGAAACGCGATTCGTTCATTATCCGTTCGATGACATCGGAAGCTTCTCGTGCGGCGACGAAAAGCTGAATCGGATATGGGAAGTCGGTAAATATACGACGATCGTGAACAGCCAGAACCATTTCGAGGATTGTCCTTACCGCGAAGGGGCTTTATGGGTTGCGGATGCGGTAGTGATGGCGCGGGTCGTCTATCAAACGTTCGGAGACGCGAGACTAGTAAGGAAAAGCCTGCTTCAATCCGCTCGAATTCAGAACGAAGACGGTTCTATTCCGGGAACGGGACCCGAACGCAATTCCTTTATGCTGCCGGATTTCTGCGCGCATTGGCTTTTCGGCGTTAAAGAGTACTTGGATTATAGCGGAGACCTGGAATTTCTTGCGGAATTGTGGCCAACGATTATGAGGTTAGCGGAATGGTTCGAGAAGCAGGAAGCGGAGGACGGCTTGTTCGCCAACGCGAATCGCGATGGTTGGTGGTGTTTCATCGATTGGTCGGACGATATCGAACGCAACGATAAAGTAACCGCGATCTCTTGTTACTATTATAAATTCCTTAGATTTCTATCCGAGCTGGCACCCCGAATGGGAGAGAAGGAGAGGGCGAAGGCTTTCGAAGCTAAAGCAAACGCCCTGCGCGTTACGATAAGGGAGCTTATGAGAACTTCGGATGGTATTCATTTCGCGGATAGCTTAACGGATAACGGCTTGTCGGACAGCGTCACGGCCCAGACGAATTTCGTTGCGATATGGTCGGGGGTCATGGAGGCGGAAGAAGCGGAGCATTTTATCAGAAACTCTTATCTCGTAAGGAAGCTTCCGCCGATCAAGGGTGCTTTTTTCTACCACATCTTGCTGGAGACGTTATTTGCTTATCCTTTCAGCGAAGAGGCCGTAGAGGAAATACGCTATTTCTGGGGATCGATGCTGGATCGCGGGGCTACGACCTGGTGGGAAACCTTTGATCCTACGTTGCCTAGCTGTACCGTGCCTAGTCCTTATATGGGTCATACGCCAACCTTTATGCAAGCGGCCATTCCTGTCAGCTTCTCGCATGGGTGGGGGGCTTCTCCTACTTATTTGTTAACGCGAGAGATTCTGGGTGTGGACGTATCCAGGCTTGGAGAAGGGAGGTTGGATCTTCGCCCGCGGGCAGTCGGGGAATTGACTTGGGCTAAGGGGGTCGTACCGACTCCGATCGGAAATATCGAGGCTTCTTGGACTCTGTCCGAGGATGGCAAATTCGAATTCGAGGCGCGTATTCCGCAAAGTTTACAGTGGTCGGGGGCATCGTTGAATGACTTGGAAGCCATAGAAGACGAGGGTTATACTAAAATATCCGGAAAGTTCGAAAGTCGCGGGCAAAAATATAGTTGCGTCAGTTAA